The Montipora capricornis isolate CH-2021 chromosome 6, ASM3666992v2, whole genome shotgun sequence genome has a window encoding:
- the LOC138053158 gene encoding tetratricopeptide repeat protein 28-like, producing NKAITNYTEALAIFKEVGFRAGEGAAYGNLGNAYQSLGNFKQAIEYHHQDLSIAKEVGDRAGEGAAYGNLGIGYKSLGNFKLAMEYHHQHLSIAKEVGDRAQEGRAYCNLGNAYKSLGNFKQVIEYHHQHLSIAKEIGDRAGEGTAYGNLGIAYKSLGNFKQAIEYHHQHLSIAKEVGDRAGEGTAYGNLGIAYKSLGNFKQAIEYHHQHLSIAKEVGDRAGEGKAYGNLGNAYQSLGNFKQAIEYHHQPLSIAKQVGDRAREGIAYCNLGNAYQSLGNFKQAIEYHHQRLSIAKEVGDRAGEGAAYGNLGIAYESLGNFKQAIEYHHQYLSIAKEVGDRAPEGRAYCNLGNAYQSLGNFKQAIEYHHQHLSIAKEVGDRAGEGAAYGNLGNAYKSLGNFKQAIEYHHQHLSIAKEVGDRAGEGAAYGNLGIAYESLGNFKQAIEYHHQHLSIAKEVGDRAREGKTYCNLGNAYRSLGNFKQAIKYHHQHLSIAKQVGDRAGEGTAYGNLGNAYQSLGNFKQAIEYHHQHLSIAKEVGDRAGEGTAYGNLGIGYQSLGNFKQAIEYQHQHLSIAKEVGDSVGEGAAYGNLGNAYKSLGNFKQAIEYHHQHLSIAKEVGDRAGEGKTYCNLGNAYRSLGNFKQAIEYHHQDLSIAKEVGDRAGEGTAYGNLGNAYQSLGNFKQAIEYQHQHLSIAKEVGDRAGEGTAYGNLGIGYQSLGNFKQAIKYHHQHLSIAKEVGDRAGEGKTYCNLGIAYRILGNFKQAIEYHHQHLSIAKEVGDRAGEGKTYCNLGNAYKSLGNFKQAIEYHHQHLSICQETEDPLGLAMACYHIGLVHGFFGCLSKALNYYRLSIYYFDEVRHLQSEDAWKISFRDTKRFAYTTLWIALLKNGEVDEALYAAEQGRAQALVDILKMQYSIDGEPTMKVTIALVMKDLPSQTVFTALEGNTISFWLLRDDIGINFRQKKIENGTAKSLMKSTLEQINAGAVLRCENRSLERQGSDFSSSREGVEETFRYSSFSVHPLQPLYDVLVSPIADLIQGDDLVFVPDGHFCLAPFSAMSDSVRIRVIPSLTTLKLITMATDNFESKNEALLVGDPCLSKVTYGTGEPMYGQLPCAKKEVDMIGKLLQTTPLTGKNATKADVLKRMKSVALIHIAAHGDAEFGEIALAPNPERTSKIPKKEDYMLSLSDVQAVRLQARLVVLSCCHSGQGEVKSEGIVGIARAFLCAGARSVLVSLWAIDDEATWMFMKSFYQHLADRKSASAALHHAMKSLQETKNYSAIKYWAPFVLIGDDVTFEFGELKHEKNETMSKT from the exons AATAAGGCCATAACaaattacacagaagcattagccatttttaaggaAGTGGGTTTCAGAGcgggagaaggagcagcctatggcaatcttggcaacgcttatcaaagtcttggtaatttcaagcaagccatagagtaccaccatcaagatcttagtattgcaaaagaggtaggggacagggccggagaaggagcagcctatggcaatctcggcattggttataaaagtcttggtaatttcaagctaGCTAtggagtaccaccatcaacatcttagtattgcaaaagaggtaggggacagggcccaagaaggaagagcttattgcaatctcggcaatgcttataaaagtcttggtaatttcaagcaagtcatagagtaccaccatcaacatcttagtattgcaaaagagataggggacagggccggagaaggaacagcttatggcaatctcggcatcgcttataaaagtcttggtaatttcaagcaagccatagagtaccaccatcaacatcttagtattgcaaaagaggtaggggacagggccggagaaggaacagcttatggcaatctcggcatcgcttataaaagtcttggtaatttcaagcaagccatagagtaccaccatcaacatcttagtattgcaaaagaggtaggggacagggccggagaaggaaaagcttatggcaatcttggcaacgcttatcaaagtcttggtaatttcaagcaagccatagagtaccatcATCAAcctcttagtattgcaaaacaggtaggggacagggccagagaaggaatagcttattgcaatctcggcaatgcttatcaaagtcttggtaatttcaagcaagccatagagtaccaccatcaacgtcttagtattgcaaaagaggtaggggacagggccggagaaggagcagcctatggcaatctcggcattgcttatgaaagtcttggtaatttcaagcaagctatagagtaccaccatcaatatcttagtattgcaaaagaggtaggggacagggccccagaaggaagagcttattgcaatctcggcaatgcttatcaaagtcttggtaatttcaagcaagccatagagtaccaccatcaacatcttagtattgcaaaagaggtaggggacagggcgggagaaggagcagcctatggcaatctcggcaacgcttataaaagtcttggtaatttcaagcaagccatagagtaccaccatcaacatcttagtattgcaaaagaggtaggggacagggcgggagaaggagcagcctatggcaatctcggcattgcttatgaaagtcttggtaatttcaagcaagccatagagtaccaccatcaacatcttagtattgcaaaagaggtaggggacagggccagagaaggaaaaacttattgcaatctcggcaacgcttatagaagtcttggtaatttcaagcaagccataaagtaccaccatcaacatcttagtattgcaaaacaggtaggggacagggccggagaaggaacagcttatggcaatctcggcaacgcttatcaaagtcttggtaatttcaagcaagccatagagtaccaccatcaacatcttagtattgcaaaagaggtaggggacagggctggagaaggaacagcctatggcaatctcggcattggttatcaaagtcttggtaatttcaagcaagctaTAGAGTACCAACaccaacatcttagtattgcaaaagaggtaggggacagcgtgggagaaggagcagcctatggcaatctcggcaacgcttataaaagtcttggtaatttcaagcaagccatagagtaccaccatcaacatcttagtattgcaaaagaggtaggggacagggccggagaaggaaaaacttattgcaatctcggcaacgcttatagaagtcttggtaatttcaagcaagccatagagtaccaccatcaagatcttagtattgcaaaagaggtaggggacagggccggagaaggaacagcttatggcaatctcggcaacgcttatcaaagtcttggtaatttcaagcaagccatagagtaccagcatcaacatcttagtattgcaaaagaggtaggggacagggccggagaaggaacagcctatggcaatctcggcattggttatcaaagtcttggtaatttcaagcaagctataaagtaccaccatcaacatcttagtattgcaaaagaggtaggggacagggccggagaaggaaaaacttattgcaatctcggcatcgcttatagaattcttggtaatttcaagcaagccatagaataccaccatcaacatcttagtattgcaaaagaggtaggggacagggccggagaaggaaaaacttattgcaatctcggcaacgcttataaaagtcttggtaatttcaagcaagccatagagtaccaccatcaacatcttagtatttgcCAGGAAACGGAGGACCCATTAGGGCTGGCAATGGCATGTTATCATATTGGTCTTGTTCATGGATTTTTTGGCTGCTTGAGCAAAGCTCTTAATTACTATCGTCTAagcatttattattttgatgaagTTAGGCATCTTCAGTCAgaggatgcatggaaaataagctttcgtgacaCAAAGAGGTTTGCGTACACCACTCTGTGGATAGCActcttgaagaatggagaggttgatgaagccttgtatgctgctgagcaaggacgagcacaggctttggTAGACATTTTAAAGATGCAATACAGCATTGATGGGGAACCTACAATGAAGGTAACTATCGCTTTGGTTATGAAAgatctaccttcacaaactgtGTTCACAGCACTCGAAGGGAACACgatcagcttctggttgctAAGAGATGATATCGGgataaattttagacaaaagaaaatcgaaaatggaaCTGCCAAGTCTCTGATGAAAAGTACTTTAGAACAGATCAATGCAGGGGCCGTTTTGCGATGCGAGAATCGTTCACTTGAAAGACAAGGCAGCGACTTCTCGAGCAGTAGGGAAGGTGTTGAAGAAACCTTTCGGTATTCGAGCTTTTCTGTGCACCCTTTGCAGcccttgtatgatgtcttagtcAGTCCTATAGCGGACTTGATCCAGGGTGATGACTTAgtgtttgttcctgatggacacttttgcctggctcctttttctgcaaTGAGTGACTCTGTAAGGATCCGTGTAATTCCCTCGCTGACTACTTTAAAATTGATCACTATGGCAACTGACAACTTCGAAAGTAAGAATGAAGCGCTGCTTGTAGGCGATCCGTGCTTGAGCAAAGTCACTTACGGCACTGGTGAACCCATGTATGGACAGCTGCCGTGTGCGAAAAAAGAGGTGGATATGATTGGAAAACTTCTGCAGACCACGCCTCTGACAGGTAAAAATGCAACCAAAGCTGACgtgctgaaaagaatgaagtcagttgctttaatccacattgctgcacacGGAGATGCCgaatttggagaaattgctttggccccaaatcccgaACGCACATCTAAGATCCCTAAAaaggaagattacatgttatcATTGAGCGATGTTCAAGCAGTTCGTCTtcaggcaagactggttgtgctgagttgctgtcatagtggccagggagaggtaaaatctgagggtattgtgggaatagccagggctttcctgtgtgctggtgcccggtctgttctggtgtcactctgggcaatcgacGATGAAGCGACCTGGATGTTCATGAAGAGTTTCtaccaacacttggcagatagaaaaagtgcaagtgcagctcttcaccatgccatgaaatctcttcaggagacaaaaaattattcggccataaaatactgggcgccatttgtcctaattggcgatgatgtcacctttGAATTTGGGGAGCTCAAAcacgaaaagaatg aaacGATGTCCAAAACGTGA